Proteins from one Bufo gargarizans isolate SCDJY-AF-19 chromosome 8, ASM1485885v1, whole genome shotgun sequence genomic window:
- the LOC122944937 gene encoding E3 ubiquitin/ISG15 ligase TRIM25-like isoform X2: MKRDFSTFLLLRTTMASADLKAELDCSICLSLYTDPVSLRCGHNFCRSCIVSALDAQEAAGVYSCPDCRAEYPERPALEKNRKLGNIVERFLSAQPDMEETRIFCTYCTKSPVPAVRTCLQCETSMCHKHLGAHNKSVDHILTEPTRSLGIKKCSLHKKVLELYCPQEAACVCVFCCLVGEHRGHQVELLDEASEKKKKKLRTYLEELNPQKAKIQTKLQNLQDRQRNIQEKASDKRKKVRKLFMDIKEQLEMAEKKALSEISRQEEKIVSQISDLIKKLEIEKDELSRKMRHVEEMCHVTDPIRLLQESDITVCGHGDDEDTGGDGGEGRSEDGLDEVLISLTLHRSMRDIVTNVTSELGLHVPDILLDEDTAHRRVKISEDLKTATRTEEEQNRPESPGRFLDRSQVLSRCGLSSGRHYWEFAGDLIAQNCDHAKVER, translated from the exons ATGAAAAGAGACTTTTCCACTTTCCTGCTCCTCCGTACCACAATGGCGTCTGCTGATCTGAAGGCCGAGCTGGACTGCTCCATCTGCCTGAGCCTTTATACAGATCCTGTATCCCTGAGATGTGGACACAACTTCTGCCGCTCGTGTATTGTGAGTGCGCTGGATGCGCAGGAGGCAGCTGGAGTGTATTCCTGTCCTGACTGCAGAGCAGAATATCCGGAGCGTCCGGCCCTGGAGAAGAACAGGAAGCTGGGGAACATAGTGGAGCGTTTCTTATCTGCTCAGCCTGATATGGAGGAGACCAGGATTTTCTGTACTTACTGTACTAAGTCTCCTGTCCCGGCTGTGAGGACATGTCTGCAGTGTGAGACCTCCATGTGCCATAAACATCTCGGAGCCCATAACAAGTCAGTGGATCATATATTAACAGAACCCACCAGATCCTTGGGCATCAAAAAATGTTCCCTCCACAAGAAGGTTCTGGAGTTATACTGCCCGCAGGAGGcagcttgtgtgtgtgtgttttgctGTCTGGTCGGCGAGCACAGGGGACACCAGGTGGAACTTCTAGATGAGGCGtctgagaagaagaagaagaaactgAGGACATATCTGGAGGAACTAAACCCACAAAAAGCAAAAATTCAGACTAAACTTCAGAATCTGCAGGATCGTCAGAGGAATATCCAGGAGAAGGCCTCTGATAAGAGGAAGAAGGTCAGGAAGTTATTTATGGACATTAAGGAGCAACTGGAAATGGCAGAAAAGAAAGCGCTGAGCGAGATCTCCAGGCAGGAGGAGAAGATTGTGTCCCAGATATCTGATCTGATCAAGAAGCTGGAAATAGAGAAGGACGAGCTGTCCAGGAAGATGCGTCACGTGGAGGAGATGTGTCATGTCACCGACCCAATAAGACTCCTACAAGAAAGTGACATTACAGTATGTGgtcatggagatgatgaggacacAGGGGGAGATGGTGGAGAGGGCAGGTCTGAGGATGGTCTGGATGAGGTTCTGATCTCACTGACCTTACACCGATCTATGAGGGATATTGTCACCAATGTCACATCAGAGCTCGGGCTCCATGTTCCAGACATATTGCTGGATGAGGACACTGCTCATAGACGTGTGAAGATATCAGAAGATCTGAAAACAGCAACAAGAACAGAAGAAGAACAGAACAGACCAGAATCACCAGGAAGGTTCCTGGATCGGTCCCAGGTGTTGAGCAGATGTGGCCTCTCCTCAGGAAGACATTACTGGGAG TTTGCTGGTGATTTGATTGCCCAAAATTGTGACCATGCCAAAGTGGAACGTTGA
- the LOC122944937 gene encoding putative tripartite motif-containing protein 75 isoform X1 — protein sequence MKRDFSTFLLLRTTMASADLKAELDCSICLSLYTDPVSLRCGHNFCRSCIVSALDAQEAAGVYSCPDCRAEYPERPALEKNRKLGNIVERFLSAQPDMEETRIFCTYCTKSPVPAVRTCLQCETSMCHKHLGAHNKSVDHILTEPTRSLGIKKCSLHKKVLELYCPQEAACVCVFCCLVGEHRGHQVELLDEASEKKKKKLRTYLEELNPQKAKIQTKLQNLQDRQRNIQEKASDKRKKVRKLFMDIKEQLEMAEKKALSEISRQEEKIVSQISDLIKKLEIEKDELSRKMRHVEEMCHVTDPIRLLQESDITVCGHGDDEDTGGDGGEGRSEDGLDEVLISLTLHRSMRDIVTNVTSELGLHVPDILLDEDTAHRRVKISEDLKTATRTEEEQNRPESPGRFLDRSQVLSRCGLSSGRHYWEVEWDLIGGCNIGLSYPSIERKGQQSSIRCNDKSWSLVMSGAGCEVYHRSVGSPLSVDRTCPRLGVFLDYEAGRLSFYQLCDPIRHLHTFTASFSEPLHVVFSVWDGASVRIIS from the coding sequence ATGAAAAGAGACTTTTCCACTTTCCTGCTCCTCCGTACCACAATGGCGTCTGCTGATCTGAAGGCCGAGCTGGACTGCTCCATCTGCCTGAGCCTTTATACAGATCCTGTATCCCTGAGATGTGGACACAACTTCTGCCGCTCGTGTATTGTGAGTGCGCTGGATGCGCAGGAGGCAGCTGGAGTGTATTCCTGTCCTGACTGCAGAGCAGAATATCCGGAGCGTCCGGCCCTGGAGAAGAACAGGAAGCTGGGGAACATAGTGGAGCGTTTCTTATCTGCTCAGCCTGATATGGAGGAGACCAGGATTTTCTGTACTTACTGTACTAAGTCTCCTGTCCCGGCTGTGAGGACATGTCTGCAGTGTGAGACCTCCATGTGCCATAAACATCTCGGAGCCCATAACAAGTCAGTGGATCATATATTAACAGAACCCACCAGATCCTTGGGCATCAAAAAATGTTCCCTCCACAAGAAGGTTCTGGAGTTATACTGCCCGCAGGAGGcagcttgtgtgtgtgtgttttgctGTCTGGTCGGCGAGCACAGGGGACACCAGGTGGAACTTCTAGATGAGGCGtctgagaagaagaagaagaaactgAGGACATATCTGGAGGAACTAAACCCACAAAAAGCAAAAATTCAGACTAAACTTCAGAATCTGCAGGATCGTCAGAGGAATATCCAGGAGAAGGCCTCTGATAAGAGGAAGAAGGTCAGGAAGTTATTTATGGACATTAAGGAGCAACTGGAAATGGCAGAAAAGAAAGCGCTGAGCGAGATCTCCAGGCAGGAGGAGAAGATTGTGTCCCAGATATCTGATCTGATCAAGAAGCTGGAAATAGAGAAGGACGAGCTGTCCAGGAAGATGCGTCACGTGGAGGAGATGTGTCATGTCACCGACCCAATAAGACTCCTACAAGAAAGTGACATTACAGTATGTGgtcatggagatgatgaggacacAGGGGGAGATGGTGGAGAGGGCAGGTCTGAGGATGGTCTGGATGAGGTTCTGATCTCACTGACCTTACACCGATCTATGAGGGATATTGTCACCAATGTCACATCAGAGCTCGGGCTCCATGTTCCAGACATATTGCTGGATGAGGACACTGCTCATAGACGTGTGAAGATATCAGAAGATCTGAAAACAGCAACAAGAACAGAAGAAGAACAGAACAGACCAGAATCACCAGGAAGGTTCCTGGATCGGTCCCAGGTGTTGAGCAGATGTGGCCTCTCCTCAGGAAGACATTACTGGGAGGTAGAGTGGGACCTGATAGGAGGATGTAACATCGGACTGTCCTATCCCAGTATAGAAAGGAAAGGACAGCAGTCTAGTATTAGATGTAATGATAAATCTTGGTCTCTGGTCATGTCTGGTGCAGGATGTGAAGTGTATCACCGCTCAGTcggatcccccctcagtgtagatagaacatgtcctagactTGGGGTCTTCTTAGACTATGAGGCCGGGCGTCTGTCCTTCTATCAGCTGTGTGACCCCATCAGACACTTACACACCTTCACCGCCTCCTTCTCTGAACCCCTACATGTTGTCTTCTCTGTGTGGGATGGAGCCTCTGTTAGAATAATAAGCTGA